GTTAGTAACGTCTCAGTCAACTGCGCCTGTTGTGCTGGTAAAAGAACCTAATTTGCAGGATACATCCTGCAGATTGGAAAAAGTATGTGTTTGTTGTGCATCTGGCGTGCCAATTAACCTTCTTacttccttcttcttctcgcAGAGGCGTACGATTCGCTAGATCCGAACGGGAACATCACCATAAAATGGGATCTTAAAGAGTGGACTCCTGATGGTTATGTTGTGAGTAGCACTTCAACATCCGTGTCTCTCATCCCAAACTATGAATTAGGCCAGCATTCATTTTTACTGAGGTTTTGATGACCTCAACAAGTAAGTAGCATGGCCAGTGATCGGCTACATACAAACTCTGCTACaagcactatatatatatatatatatatatatatagtggacTACTGGACTCAAGTGCAGTGATCAGCAGATTGTGGATAATAATCTGGTCACCCTGACCCTGTACCTACCTGTATcatgatttccttcttccaaaCTTGTCATGTGCAGGCAATGGTCACAATATACAACTACCAGCAGTTCCGGCACATATCGGCGCCCGGGTGGCAGCTGGGATGGACGTGGGCCAAGAAGGAGGTCATCTGGTCCATGGTGGGGGCCCAGACCACCGAGCAGGGCGACTGCTCCAAGTTCAAGACCAACCCTCCCCATTGCTGCAAGAGAGATCCGACCGTCATCGACCTTCTCCCGGGAACGCCGTACAAAGACCAAGTCGCCAACTGCTGCAAGGGAGGGGTTATAAGTACGTTTAACCAGGACCCGGCAAATGCTGCCTCCTCCTTCCAGATCAGTGTAGGTCTTGCTGGGACTACCAATAAGACGGTTAAGGTGCCCAAAAACTTCACTCTTAAGACCCCAGGCCCGGGCTACACATGCGGCCGTGCTACTGTTGTGAGGCCCACCAAGTTTCTCATGGGTGACGGGCGCAGGACGACCCAAGCTCTTAGTAAGTTTTCCACTTATTTTGCACAAAAGCGTTGGCAAGCTAAACACATTGTAATGCGTACTAGTTTATCATGTTTCTGCTCCGTAATACTCATGAATGAATGCTATGTTATAGTAATAGTTGTATTTGTAGGATTAGTAAAAGGATTCAAACCATTGAAATGAGAAGTGATCCATTCTCTAAGGGAGATGAGTCATGTTCATCACCTAGGATCAAATGTAGCCTATTTTAGCCAGTCTTGTTCTCTTGCAAATATTGCATGTCTAATGCAGGAAGCATCGGATTGGTTCCATTTTTTTTAATGTTTTGTTGCTGATAATTTCGTCGTCGTTGTTGTTATTGCTGTTAATTTTCTTTATTTAGTGGGGTTCTAACAAAGAAATTCTATATCCACAGTGACATGGAATGTAACCTGCACCTACTCCCAGTTTCTTGCTCAGAAGACCCCAACCTGCTGCGTAGCTCTCTCGTCGTTTTATAATAACACTATTGTGGGCTGCCCAACATGCTCTTGCGGCTGTCAAAACAATAATACTCATCCAGGAAGCTGTGTCAAGTGAGTTAGCAAATTGTTCACTCTTTAATTACCACCTATTAAGGTTTTAATTTTCTGCGAAATTCCTTATGAATCCTATGCACTTTGCAGTCCCAACTCACCTTATTTACAATCTGCCATCGATGGCCCTGGCAAATACACCGGCCAGCCTCTTGTCCAGTGCACTTCCCACATGTGCCCGGTAAAAGTCCACTGGCATGTCAAGCTCAACTACAAGGACTACTGGAGAGTCAAAGTAACCATCACAAACTTCAACTACCGCATGAACTACACAGACTGGAACCTGGTTGTCCAGCATCCCAACTTCAACAACATCACAAAGCTGTTCAGCTTCAACTACAAGCCGCTCTCCCCGTACGGAGGCCGCATAAGTAAGTTGGTCGCCCTGTGAGCTGTGTTTAACTGGTTTCTGAGATGAAAACCTCATTGCTCCATGCGTGTTTCAGATGACAGCGCGATGTTCTGGGGGATGAAGTTCTACAATGATCTGCTCAACCAAGCCGGTCCGTTCGGAAACGCGCAGACGGAGATACTTCTGCAGAAGGACCCGGAGACCTTCACCTTCGAGAAAGGGTGGGCCTTCCCGCGGCGCGTCTACTTCAATGGCGACAACTGTGTCATGCCGCCTCCCGACGCCTATCCGTGGCTGCCTAACGCGAGCCCTCCGATGAAGCAACCGTGGACGCTCAAGCTCTTGGTGTTCTGGACCGCGTTGGCCACCCTGCTGGCCTACTATGCCTGATGAGCGATGTCGGCAAGCTTCTGTCGGGTTCCACGAGGTGCGCGACGCAGGGTCATCTGTTCATTCGGTTCCACAGTTGCATATATGAGACGGGGTGAGGAAAGCTGATGTGTGTATATGTGTTCTGCTAAGTTAAATAGGGCCAAAAATGTAGTGGCCGCGAAGCTTTGGTGAACTGATTAATTGAATTGTATGGCTGTAGTCAATTAAATGTATGAGGTACATAATAATGTTTGTGTGAAATGGAGGGGATGCTGTTGGTTAGATGATCTAGCAATTGTTTTCCTGACCCCTCTGTTGTTGCTGGAAGCAAGTTGCTGAGCTGATCCATTTTGATCTTCAGTGCTAGTTAGAGACAACATGAATCAGAAGATTTTGTACGACTCCGCATCTGTTGTTCACTCGCTCATCACTACTCTTTCAATAAAGGGCGTTTTATTAACTCAAAATGTATGTAGTATTAAGCGGATACAAAGCATACTCAGCAACACCCACTGCTAAACGGGTCTTAGTTAAAATTCACTTAAACATTCTTTGCTTCTAGCAACATATATTTCAGGGAGACTATTGTTCCACTCACTTGCCACTACTTTTTCAATGAAGGGGGTTTTATTAACTCAGACATGTAGCATCGAGCGAAAACAAAGCCTGCTTTTTCAATCAAGGGTGTTTTATTAACTCAAAATGTATGTAGCATCGAGCAGATACAAAGCATATTGAGCGACACGTAGCCTCTACACAGatagataagatgcataaaagccAACAGAATAAACCATTTAACAAAGAATATCAAAACTAATAACTTGGCAAAAGTAAAGTCATATAAGATCGAAACTATATCTATGTTGACGGGGAAATGTATCTGGTGCACCAGATGTCACAGAACATTTTTAAATATCTGAAAAAGAATCTAGCATATTGACACAACAtcaatgtatgttgtcataaaaatttgtgtcaaaatttgcatcatttcttgagatacaaaaatgacaaagtTGACATCAATGTGATAATGGGCCAAATCTAAAGCTCAACTTATGTTATGTACTATTTCATGTtgaatttgtcatttttgtttttaGAGGTATGTTTTGAATTTTGACTTGAAACCTTATGAATACTTACACTAATGTTGTGTGAATGTGTTAAAAACATTTCACAATTTTTTAAACACTTCAAAATGTGCAACGTGAGTTCAGTGCACCGGTGCACCAAATATTCTCCCATGTCAACGGAGGAGGTGGATCGATCCGGAGATTATGCTGCTGCCCATATTGATGTTTATCACTCGCTCACCACTACTAACAGGGCCTTAATTAAAATTCACTTCAACATTTTTTTATTCTAACAACATTTGTTTCATTTTTCCTTTTCTAACCAACGTGACGGAGTGAACCTCTAAATTAAAATTTTCTTCTCATACCGCACAATAGAAAACTTGATATAGAGAAAAATCTTTAGAGGAGACGGACATAAAAACTGTATATAAGTTACTTACTCTCCGATGACATCTCCCCCACCCTCTCGCCGTCTGGATCACACGCGACGGCGACAAGAGA
The sequence above is a segment of the Aegilops tauschii subsp. strangulata cultivar AL8/78 chromosome 6, Aet v6.0, whole genome shotgun sequence genome. Coding sequences within it:
- the LOC109783174 gene encoding LOW QUALITY PROTEIN: COBRA-like protein 3 (The sequence of the model RefSeq protein was modified relative to this genomic sequence to represent the inferred CDS: inserted 1 base in 1 codon), which encodes MAALGGCAVLLAAALLLSAPAATEAYDSLDPNGNITIKWDLKEWTPDGYVAMVTIYNYQQFRHISAPGWQLGWTWAKKEVIWSMVGAQTTEQGDCSKFKTNPPHCCKRDPTVIDLLPGTPYKDQVANCCKGGVISTFNQDPANAASSFQISVGLAGTTNKTVKVPKNFTLKTPGPGYTCGRATVVRPTKFLMGDGRRTTQALMTWNVTCTYSQFLAQKTPTCCVALSSFYNNTIVGCPTCSCGCQNNNTHPGSCVNPNSPYLQSAIDGPGKYTGQPLVQCTSHMCPVKVHWHVKLNYKDYWRVKVTITNFNYRMNYTDWNLVVQHPNFNNITKLFSFNYKPLSPYGGRINDSAMFWGMKFYNDLLNQAGPFGNAQTEILLQKDPETFTFEKGWAFPRRVYFNGDNCVMPPPDAYPWLPNASPPMKQPWTLXALGVLDRVGHPAGLLCLMSDVGKLLSGSTRCATQGHLFIRFHSCIYETG